One Amaranthus tricolor cultivar Red isolate AtriRed21 chromosome 1, ASM2621246v1, whole genome shotgun sequence DNA window includes the following coding sequences:
- the LOC130808335 gene encoding uncharacterized protein LOC130808335, producing MTDQLIHTEILVNATRLKFLCTFVYGHNDVKKRDSLWKFLLDTATSQSKPWCVGGDFNAIMHYDDRIGSIVREKEIRPMAYCMQQCRLHDVKSMGRFYTWNNKQDGGNRVLSKIDRFLSNQLWDSTFLEAIVHFTPEGDFDHSPMVITTVPVHQGLKPFKFYNHWVAHELFIDTVQHAWNLKCEGTRMFKITQKLKKLKPLLKALDGRTESSLAVAFKEAKTALFQAQEALHQNPSDPSLAYVEKMAAVNFQKTDRDYQMILHQKAKLHWLREGDENTKLFHNYIKARKKNNLSIVRYGWQMG from the coding sequence ATGACAGATCAATTGATTCATACTGAAATTTTGGTTAATGCTACTAGATTGAAGTTCCTTTGTACTTTTGTGTATGGCCATAATGATGTTAAAAAAAGAGATAGCCTGTGGAAATTTCTTTTAGATACAGCTACATCCCAATCCAAACCATGGTGTGTAGGTGGTGACTTCAACGCTATCATGCATTATGATGATAGAATTGGCTCTATTGTGCGAGAAAAAGAAATTCGGCCGATGGCTTATTGCATGCAACAATGTAGGCTCCATGATGTCAAAAGTATGGGTAGATTTTATACCTGGAATAACAAACAAGATGGGGGTAACAGGGTCTTATCGAAGATTGATAGATTCTTAAGCAATCAACTCTGGGACAGCACCTTCCTAGAAGCTATCGTTCACTTCACTCCAGAAGGGGATTTTGACCATAGCCCTATGGTGATCACCACAGTGCCAGTGCACCAGGGTCTTAAGcctttcaaattttataatcacTGGGTGGCCCATGAACTTTTCATAGACACAGTCCAGCATGCCTGGAACCTTAAGTGCGAGGGCACTAGAATGTTTAAAATTACTcagaaattgaagaagttgaagccCCTTCTTAAAGCCTTAGATGGAAGAACTGAGTCATCTCTTGCAGTAGCTTTTAAGGAGGCTAAAACCGCACTATTTCAAGCACAAGAAGCTTTGCACCAAAATCCAAGTGACCCCAGTTTGGCTTATGTGGAAAAGATGGCAGCAGTTAACTTTCAGAAGACCGATCGTGACTATCAGATGATCCTACACCAGAAAGCAAAGCTCCATTGGCTTAGAGAGGGTGATGAGAACACCAAATTGTTTCACAATTATATCAAAGCGAGGAAAAAGAATAACCTTAGCATTGTTCGATATGGATGGCAAATGGGTTGA